The proteins below come from a single Melospiza georgiana isolate bMelGeo1 chromosome 4, bMelGeo1.pri, whole genome shotgun sequence genomic window:
- the CAPZA3 gene encoding LOW QUALITY PROTEIN: F-actin-capping protein subunit alpha-3 (The sequence of the model RefSeq protein was modified relative to this genomic sequence to represent the inferred CDS: inserted 3 bases in 2 codons), with protein MAAVTRQGGERRRRRQQKKRISILIHGGCAPAPSQQCHYQPLLGLTVGSSCPHVLLECHGTFAPPSFQCCCSDVTDCRRPAQAPSCHCSNTIRCQRPPGDFGQLVPGVSALLRGDKLVSLGKSSCPCCPPGKRILRKLLSWLSCASCFEAHQYQPSNHLDNIWKSGWIPPFLHFPFPTHFTRILLRAICFKVASFHVAVSKXLSETLNVTDQRQFATGFMKLVKAEDNKFCIGILENIQVLSEDIYGKNLSRXFPVTHTFMDWNKLWNVQHLNIKVSNAEVLQCLLKYYL; from the exons ATGGCAGCTGTCACACgccagggaggggagaggaggaggagaaggcagcagaaaaaaaggataTCTATTCTCATCCATGGtggctgtgctccagccccctcaCAGCAGTGCCATTACCAGCCCTTGCTCGGGCTCACAGTGGGCTCCTCATGCCCCCATGTCCTGTTGGAGTGCCATGGAACGTTCGCCCCTCCATCCTTCCAGTGTTGCTGCAGTGATGTCACAGACTGCAGGCGCCCAGCACAGGCCCCTTCCTGCCACTGCTCTAACACCATC CGGTGCCAACGTCCTCCTGGGGACTTTGGCCAGCTTGTCCCAGgtgtctctgctctgctgcGAGGTGACAAGCTGGTGAG CCTGGGCAAGAGCAGCTGTCCATGTTGTCCTCCTGGCAAGAGGATTTTAAGGAAGTTGCTCTCATGGCTCTCATGTGCCTCATGCTTTGAGGCACACCAGTATCAGCCTTCAAATCATTTGGACAACATTTGGAAATCAGGCTGGATTCCACCCTTtctccatttcccatttcccactcaTTTTACACGGATTCTTCTCCGGGCAATCTGCTTCAAAGTTGCCAGCTTCCATGTAGCTGTCAGCAA CCTGAGTGAGACTCTAAATGTGACAGACCAAAGGCAGTTTGCCACAGGTTTTATGAAACTTGTGAAAGCCGAGGACAACAAGTTTTGTATTGGCATTCTGGAAAACATTCAGGTTTTGTCAGAGGATATATATGGGAAAAATCTGTCAA AATTCCCTGTTACTCACACTTTTATGGACTGGAATAAACTATGGAATGTTCAGCATCTGAACATCAAGGTCTCCAATGCTGAAGTGCTTCAATGCTTGCTGAAGTACTATCTTTGA